In one Agrobacterium tumefaciens genomic region, the following are encoded:
- a CDS encoding universal stress protein, producing MGYKTILTVVDNVANTQKLGEFVVSLADQFSSHVIGLHMETLAAVPLVAPMEIPDPATVQALQDVAHKETTDVGTLFERTLSANGISHEWRSFITSVGYASASAIDSARCADLIVARQSSSSALSDSRSDIDGFLYESGRPVLLVPHVLTVAKPIKRVLIAWNGSREATRATFDALPFLIAAESVEIFSVDQAESETQSSGLAGTELAATLARHGVNVTVTSQEKIAGVSPQAAIENRLSDHSIDLLVMGAYGHSRWWELLFGGVTRTLLDSMTALTLLSR from the coding sequence ATGGGTTACAAAACGATACTGACAGTGGTCGACAATGTTGCGAACACGCAAAAGCTCGGCGAATTCGTGGTGAGCCTTGCCGACCAGTTTTCCTCGCATGTGATCGGCCTGCATATGGAAACGCTGGCCGCCGTTCCGCTGGTCGCACCGATGGAAATTCCCGACCCCGCCACCGTGCAGGCGCTGCAGGACGTGGCGCATAAGGAAACCACCGATGTCGGGACACTTTTCGAGCGCACGCTCTCGGCCAATGGCATCTCGCATGAATGGCGCAGCTTCATCACCTCGGTTGGTTACGCCTCCGCATCGGCGATCGACAGCGCCCGCTGCGCCGATCTCATCGTCGCCCGCCAGAGCAGTTCCTCGGCCCTGTCCGACAGCCGCTCGGACATTGACGGTTTTCTCTATGAAAGTGGCCGCCCCGTTCTTCTCGTTCCACATGTGCTGACGGTCGCAAAACCGATCAAACGGGTGCTCATAGCCTGGAACGGCTCGCGCGAGGCGACACGCGCCACCTTCGATGCCCTGCCCTTCCTGATTGCGGCCGAAAGCGTAGAGATCTTCTCCGTCGATCAGGCCGAGAGCGAAACGCAATCGTCCGGTCTTGCCGGCACGGAACTGGCCGCCACCCTTGCCCGCCACGGCGTCAACGTCACGGTCACCTCGCAGGAAAAGATCGCCGGCGTCTCGCCGCAGGCGGCCATCGAAAACCGCCTGTCCGACCACAGCATCGACCTTCTGGTCATGGGCGCCTATGGCCATTCCCGCTGGTGGGAACTGCTGTTTGGCGGCGTGACCCGCACCCTGCTGGATTCCATGACGGCGCTGACGCTGCTGTCGCGTTAA
- the gpt gene encoding xanthine phosphoribosyltransferase has translation MSLPDKAFPVSWDQFHRDARALAWRLAGLDKEFRAIVCITRGGLVPAAIISRELNIRMIDTVCIATRHDYVNQGDTVLLKGVAPELMADSGEGVLVVDDLTDTGKTALEVREMLPKAHFACVYAKPKGVPTIDTFVTEVSQDTWIYFPWDMGFTYQEPIAKGSRG, from the coding sequence ATGTCCCTTCCCGATAAAGCCTTTCCCGTATCCTGGGATCAGTTCCACCGCGACGCCCGCGCGCTTGCCTGGCGTCTTGCCGGTCTCGACAAAGAGTTCCGGGCAATCGTCTGTATCACCCGCGGCGGCCTCGTGCCGGCGGCGATCATTTCCCGCGAACTGAACATCCGCATGATCGATACGGTCTGCATCGCCACCCGCCATGACTATGTCAACCAGGGCGACACGGTTCTCCTGAAGGGCGTGGCGCCTGAACTGATGGCCGATAGCGGCGAAGGCGTGCTTGTGGTGGACGATTTGACCGATACCGGCAAGACGGCGCTGGAAGTGCGCGAAATGTTGCCGAAGGCGCATTTCGCCTGTGTCTACGCCAAGCCGAAGGGCGTGCCGACCATCGACACTTTTGTCACCGAAGTCAGCCAGGACACCTGGATTTATTTCCCCTGGGACATGGGCTTCACCTATCAGGAGCCGATCGCCAAGGGATCGCGCGGCTGA
- a CDS encoding vitamin B12-dependent ribonucleotide reductase: MRIERRFTKPGQSPYAEIDFRKAVSEIKNPDGSIVFRLADIDVPAQFSQVATDVLAQKYFRKAGVPKFLKKVEENDVPSFLWRSVADEKALKDVPEAERYGSETDARQVFDRLAGTWAYWGWKGKYFSTEEDALAFRDELAYMLATQRVAPNSPQWFNTGLHWAYGIDGPGQGHFYVDPFTGKLTKSKSAYEHPQPHACFIQSVEDDLVNEGGIMDLWVREARLFKYGSGTGSNFSYLRGEGEKLSGGGKSSGLMSFLKIGDRAAGAIKSGGTTRRAAKMVVVDADHPDIEAYIDWKVNEEQKVAALVTGSKIVAKHLKAIMKACVNCEADNGDCFDPAKNPALKREIRAAKKDMVPENYIKRVIQFAEQGYKDIQFKTYDTDWDSEAYLTVSGQNSNNSVSLKDDFLRAVENDGDWNLTARKDGKVMKTLKARDLWEKISHAAWASADPGLHFNTTMNDWHTSPAEGPIRASNPCSEYMFLDDTACNLASLNLLQFKDQATKRIDIADYEHAVRLWTVVLEVSVMMAQFPSRQIAERSYEYRTLGLGYANIGGLLMSSGIPYDSDEGRAIAGALTAIMTGISYATSAEMAGELGPFPSFAPNRDNMLRVIRNHRRAAHGLSDGYEGLSVNPVALIHADCTDQDLITHATAAWDKALELGEKHGYRNAQTTVIAPTGTIGLVMDCDTTGIEPDFALVKFKKLAGGGYFKIINRAVPDALRSLGCSESQIAEIEAYAVGHGNLNQAPAINPSTLKAKGFTDEKIEAVNGALKSAFDIKFVFNQWTLGADFLKETLKVSDEQLSDMSFNLLEHLGFGKKDIEAANVHVCGAMTLEGAPFLKNEHLAVFDCANPCGKIGKRYLSVESHIRMMAAAQPFISGAISKTINMPNDATVEDCGAAYMLSWKLALKANALYRDGSKLSQPLNASLVEDEDEEDFVEELVQQPLAQQAVTITEKIVERVIERVSREREKLPNRRQGYTQKATVGGHKVYLRTGEFGDGRIGEIFIDMHKEGAAFRAMMNNFAIAISLGLQYGVPLEEYVEAFTFTKFEPAGMVQGNDAIKNATSILDYVFRELAVSYLGRHDLAHVDTSDFSNTALGKGIQEGKTNLVSTGWTRGYKPTLVSSNGGERSSSEPKGSATAAPARGSANVTSFAGSAARKLEPTVAIATSEIVSFKRDYEERAKELAEEIAEEVIDDVAQEANQTATALFSDKAAADAASAKAEAKKVENERRMRSIAQGYTGNMCSECQNFTMVRNGTCEKCDTCGATSGCS, from the coding sequence ATGCGCATTGAACGCCGCTTCACGAAGCCCGGCCAATCGCCTTACGCGGAAATCGACTTCCGCAAGGCCGTCAGTGAGATCAAGAACCCTGATGGTTCCATCGTGTTCCGTCTGGCGGATATCGACGTTCCCGCGCAGTTCAGCCAGGTTGCCACCGACGTTCTGGCGCAGAAATATTTCCGCAAGGCCGGCGTGCCGAAGTTCCTGAAAAAGGTTGAGGAAAACGACGTTCCTTCCTTCCTGTGGCGCTCGGTTGCCGATGAGAAGGCCCTGAAGGACGTGCCCGAGGCCGAACGTTACGGTTCCGAGACCGATGCGCGCCAGGTTTTCGACCGTCTGGCCGGCACCTGGGCCTATTGGGGCTGGAAGGGCAAATATTTCTCCACCGAAGAAGATGCCCTCGCCTTCCGCGACGAGCTTGCCTACATGCTCGCCACCCAGCGCGTCGCCCCCAACAGCCCGCAATGGTTCAACACCGGCCTGCACTGGGCCTATGGCATTGACGGCCCCGGCCAGGGCCACTTCTATGTCGACCCCTTCACCGGCAAGCTGACCAAGTCCAAGTCCGCTTACGAACATCCGCAGCCGCATGCCTGCTTCATCCAGTCCGTCGAAGACGATCTGGTCAATGAAGGCGGCATCATGGACCTGTGGGTGCGTGAAGCGCGCCTGTTCAAATACGGCTCCGGCACCGGCTCCAACTTCTCTTATCTGCGCGGCGAAGGCGAAAAGCTTTCCGGCGGCGGCAAGTCCTCCGGCCTGATGAGCTTCCTCAAGATCGGCGACCGCGCAGCCGGCGCCATCAAGTCCGGCGGCACCACCCGCCGTGCGGCGAAGATGGTCGTCGTTGATGCCGATCACCCCGATATCGAAGCCTATATCGACTGGAAGGTGAACGAGGAGCAGAAGGTTGCCGCGCTGGTTACCGGTTCCAAGATCGTCGCCAAGCACCTGAAGGCGATCATGAAGGCCTGCGTCAATTGCGAGGCTGACAATGGCGATTGTTTCGACCCGGCCAAGAACCCTGCCCTGAAGCGCGAAATCCGCGCTGCCAAGAAGGACATGGTGCCGGAAAACTACATCAAGCGCGTCATCCAGTTCGCCGAACAGGGTTACAAGGACATCCAGTTCAAGACCTATGACACCGACTGGGATTCCGAAGCCTATCTCACGGTTTCCGGCCAGAACTCCAACAACTCCGTCTCGCTGAAGGACGACTTCCTGCGCGCTGTCGAAAATGACGGCGACTGGAACCTCACCGCCCGCAAGGACGGCAAGGTCATGAAGACGCTGAAGGCCCGCGACCTCTGGGAAAAGATTTCCCACGCCGCCTGGGCATCGGCCGATCCGGGCCTGCACTTCAACACCACCATGAACGACTGGCACACCTCGCCGGCCGAAGGCCCGATCCGCGCCTCGAACCCGTGCTCGGAATATATGTTCCTTGATGACACGGCCTGCAATCTCGCCTCGCTGAACCTTCTGCAGTTCAAGGATCAGGCAACGAAGCGCATCGACATCGCCGATTACGAACATGCCGTGCGCCTGTGGACCGTCGTGCTCGAAGTCTCCGTGATGATGGCGCAGTTCCCCTCGCGCCAGATTGCCGAACGCTCCTACGAATACCGCACGCTCGGCCTCGGTTACGCCAATATTGGCGGCCTGCTGATGTCCTCCGGCATTCCGTATGACAGCGACGAAGGCCGCGCCATTGCCGGTGCGTTGACCGCGATCATGACGGGCATTTCCTACGCCACCTCGGCTGAAATGGCCGGCGAGCTTGGCCCCTTCCCGAGCTTTGCGCCGAACCGCGACAACATGCTGCGCGTCATTCGCAACCACCGCCGCGCCGCTCATGGCCTGTCGGATGGTTATGAGGGCCTGTCGGTCAACCCGGTTGCGCTCATCCATGCCGATTGCACGGATCAGGACCTTATCACCCACGCCACCGCCGCCTGGGACAAGGCGCTGGAGCTTGGCGAAAAGCACGGCTACCGCAACGCCCAGACCACCGTTATCGCGCCGACCGGCACGATCGGCCTCGTGATGGATTGCGACACGACCGGCATCGAGCCCGACTTCGCGCTGGTGAAATTCAAGAAGCTCGCCGGCGGCGGTTATTTCAAGATCATCAACCGCGCGGTTCCAGATGCGCTGCGTTCGCTCGGTTGTTCCGAAAGCCAGATCGCCGAGATCGAGGCCTATGCCGTCGGCCATGGCAATCTCAACCAGGCGCCGGCCATCAACCCTTCCACGCTGAAGGCCAAGGGCTTCACCGATGAGAAGATCGAAGCCGTCAATGGCGCGCTGAAGAGCGCCTTCGACATCAAGTTCGTCTTCAACCAGTGGACGCTCGGCGCCGACTTCCTCAAGGAAACGCTGAAAGTTTCCGACGAGCAGCTCTCCGACATGAGCTTCAACCTGCTCGAGCACCTCGGCTTCGGCAAGAAGGACATCGAAGCGGCCAATGTTCACGTCTGCGGCGCGATGACGCTGGAAGGCGCACCGTTCCTGAAAAACGAGCACCTGGCCGTCTTCGATTGCGCCAACCCCTGCGGCAAAATCGGCAAGCGTTACCTCTCGGTCGAATCCCATATCCGCATGATGGCGGCGGCACAGCCCTTCATCTCGGGTGCGATCTCCAAGACGATCAACATGCCGAACGATGCGACGGTTGAGGATTGCGGCGCAGCTTACATGCTCTCCTGGAAGCTGGCGCTGAAGGCCAACGCCCTTTATCGCGATGGCTCCAAGCTTTCCCAGCCGCTCAACGCTTCGCTGGTGGAAGACGAGGACGAAGAAGATTTCGTCGAGGAACTGGTCCAGCAGCCGCTCGCCCAGCAGGCCGTGACGATCACCGAAAAGATCGTCGAACGCGTCATCGAGCGTGTCTCGCGTGAGCGTGAAAAGCTGCCGAACCGCCGTCAGGGTTACACCCAGAAGGCAACGGTCGGCGGTCACAAGGTCTATCTGCGCACCGGCGAATTCGGCGATGGCCGCATCGGCGAAATCTTCATCGATATGCACAAGGAAGGCGCTGCCTTCCGTGCAATGATGAACAACTTCGCCATCGCCATTTCGCTCGGCCTGCAATATGGCGTGCCGCTGGAAGAATATGTGGAGGCCTTCACCTTCACCAAGTTCGAACCGGCCGGCATGGTGCAGGGTAACGACGCGATCAAGAACGCCACGTCGATCCTCGACTACGTGTTCCGCGAACTCGCCGTCTCCTATCTCGGCCGCCACGATCTGGCCCATGTCGATACGTCCGACTTCTCCAACACGGCGCTCGGCAAGGGTATTCAGGAAGGCAAGACCAACCTCGTTTCCACTGGCTGGACCCGCGGTTACAAGCCGACGCTGGTTTCCAGCAATGGCGGCGAACGTTCGTCTTCCGAGCCCAAGGGTTCGGCAACGGCAGCCCCCGCCCGTGGCTCGGCCAACGTGACCTCCTTTGCCGGCTCAGCCGCCCGCAAGCTGGAACCGACGGTCGCCATCGCAACCTCCGAAATCGTCTCCTTCAAGCGCGATTATGAAGAGCGCGCCAAGGAGCTGGCGGAAGAGATTGCCGAAGAGGTGATCGACGACGTGGCCCAGGAAGCCAACCAGACCGCCACCGCCCTCTTCTCCGACAAGGCCGCCGCCGACGCGGCATCGGCCAAGGCGGAAGCCAAGAAGGTGGAAAACGAACGCCGCATGCGCTCGATCGCACAGGGCTACACGGGCAACATGTGCTCGGAATGCCAGAACTTCACGATGGTGCGGAACGGCACCTGCGAGAAGTGCGATACGTGCGGTGCTACGAGCGGGTGCAGCTGA
- a CDS encoding divalent metal cation transporter yields MDKPVFGWRRNGDDLSLSDVHSTIRVKPNAGTFRRAMAFFGPGYLVAVGYMDPGNWATSLAGGSRFGYTLLTVALVSNIMAIVLQSLCARLAIASGRDLAQACRDAYPKPVAMVLWLLAEIAIIATDIAEVIGTAIGLNLIFGIPLELGVLITALDVFLILYLQKLGFRWVEALVITLLGVIAVCFAIQVALADPDWGQVILGFAPTTDIVTNPDMLYLALGILGATVMPHNLYLHSGIIQTRAIGETLPEKREALKFATLDSTIALMFALLINASILILAAATFNKTGQTNVSELGEAHNLLAPLLGLAIAPTLFGVALLCCGINSTVTATLAGQIVMEGFLKMQLAPWLRRLITRAIAIVPAAGVTIFYGDSGTAELLILTQVVLSLQLSFAVFPLVMFTSDRAKMGALKAPLWLSAFAWLIAVVIAGLNVKLLVDFMG; encoded by the coding sequence ATGGACAAGCCTGTCTTTGGATGGCGGCGGAATGGCGACGACCTTTCGCTCTCCGACGTTCACAGCACGATCAGGGTCAAGCCGAATGCCGGCACGTTTCGCCGGGCCATGGCCTTTTTCGGACCCGGATATCTCGTCGCGGTTGGTTATATGGATCCCGGAAACTGGGCGACCTCGCTCGCCGGCGGTTCCAGATTCGGCTACACGCTGCTGACCGTCGCGCTGGTGTCGAACATCATGGCCATTGTCCTGCAATCGCTCTGCGCGCGTCTGGCGATTGCTTCCGGGCGCGATCTCGCCCAGGCCTGCCGCGATGCCTATCCGAAACCCGTGGCGATGGTGCTGTGGCTGCTGGCCGAAATCGCCATCATTGCGACTGACATCGCCGAGGTCATCGGCACGGCCATCGGCCTCAACCTGATCTTCGGCATTCCGCTTGAACTCGGCGTCCTCATCACCGCGCTTGATGTGTTCCTGATCCTTTATCTGCAAAAGCTCGGCTTCCGCTGGGTGGAGGCGCTGGTCATCACGCTGCTTGGCGTCATCGCCGTGTGTTTCGCCATTCAGGTGGCGCTTGCCGATCCCGACTGGGGGCAGGTGATCCTTGGGTTCGCGCCGACGACTGATATCGTCACCAATCCGGACATGCTTTATCTGGCGCTCGGCATTCTGGGGGCGACGGTGATGCCGCATAATCTCTACCTGCATTCGGGCATCATACAGACCCGTGCCATCGGCGAGACGCTGCCCGAAAAGCGTGAGGCGCTCAAATTCGCCACACTCGATTCCACCATCGCCCTGATGTTCGCGCTGCTCATCAACGCATCAATCCTCATTCTCGCGGCGGCGACCTTCAATAAAACCGGGCAGACGAATGTCTCAGAACTGGGGGAGGCGCATAATCTGCTCGCGCCGCTGCTCGGCCTTGCCATTGCGCCGACGCTGTTCGGCGTGGCGCTCCTGTGCTGCGGCATCAACTCCACCGTCACGGCGACGCTTGCGGGCCAGATCGTGATGGAGGGTTTCCTGAAGATGCAACTCGCCCCCTGGCTACGCCGCCTCATCACCCGCGCCATCGCCATCGTCCCGGCCGCCGGCGTCACCATTTTCTATGGCGACAGCGGCACGGCGGAACTCCTGATCCTGACGCAGGTGGTGCTGAGCCTGCAACTCTCCTTCGCGGTCTTTCCGCTCGTCATGTTCACCTCCGACCGCGCCAAGATGGGCGCACTGAAAGCGCCGCTGTGGCTCTCGGCCTTTGCGTGGCTGATTGCGGTGGTGATCGCGGGGCTGAATGTGAAGTTGCTGGTGGATTTTATGGGGTGA
- a CDS encoding VOC family protein — translation MNLIAHVEIPVLDLERAMRFYTAVFDVNFEEIVTIHDNRMAYFPFEEGKDGASGALAEGETYVPTKDGAIIYLGVQNIDDVLARAVQHGSEILFPKTPANENLFVAEIADSEGNRIAIQST, via the coding sequence GTGAACCTGATTGCCCACGTCGAAATTCCGGTCCTTGATCTTGAAAGGGCAATGCGTTTCTACACCGCCGTTTTTGATGTGAACTTCGAAGAGATCGTCACGATCCACGATAACCGGATGGCCTATTTCCCCTTTGAGGAGGGAAAGGACGGGGCGAGCGGCGCGCTCGCCGAGGGCGAGACCTATGTTCCGACGAAAGATGGGGCGATTATCTATCTTGGCGTCCAGAATATCGATGATGTTCTTGCCAGAGCCGTTCAGCATGGCAGCGAAATCCTGTTTCCGAAAACGCCGGCAAACGAGAATCTCTTCGTCGCCGAAATCGCTGACAGCGAGGGAAATCGCATCGCCATCCAATCCACCTGA
- a CDS encoding ABC transporter ATP-binding protein, producing the protein MLRRFFSYYRPYRGLFILDFSCAVLSGVLELGFPMAVKAFVDVLLPGGEWAIILAASVGLLVIYVLNTGLMATVTYWGHMLGINIETDMRRLAFDHLQKLSFRYFDNQKTGHLVGRLTKDLEEIGEVAHHGPEDLFIAIMTFIGAFLLMLSVNVQLAFITAAVVPVTAWVTSRYGGRMTQNFRALYGRVGDFNARIEENVGGMRVVQAFANEDHERALFEKDNQKYRRTKLDAYKIMAASTSLSYMSMRLTQMIVMICGAWFVLTGSLTEGGFVGFLLLVGVFFRPVEKINSVIETYPKGIAGFRRFTELLDTAPDIVDAPDAVEAPLLRGDIEYRHVGFGYAEGKTVLTNIGLKISAGETVAFVGPSGAGKTTLCSLLPRFYDVTSGAITIDGVDIRRMKLTSLRNQIGIVQQDVFLFGGTIRENIEYGRLGASDEEIMDAARRARLDGVIEAMPLGLDTVIGERGVKLSGGQKQRLAIARMFLKNPPILILDEATSALDTETERAIQQSLTELAKGRTTLVIAHRLATIRDASRIVVVDQTGIAETGAHAELLAAKGHYSRLHEAQFSAHLPA; encoded by the coding sequence ATGCTCCGCCGTTTCTTTTCCTATTACCGTCCCTATCGCGGTCTGTTCATTCTCGATTTTTCCTGCGCGGTTTTGTCGGGCGTGCTCGAACTCGGCTTTCCCATGGCGGTGAAGGCCTTTGTCGACGTGCTGCTGCCGGGCGGTGAATGGGCGATCATCCTTGCGGCGTCGGTGGGTCTTCTCGTCATTTACGTGCTGAATACCGGGCTAATGGCGACCGTCACCTATTGGGGACACATGCTCGGCATCAATATCGAGACCGATATGCGGCGTCTGGCCTTCGATCATCTGCAGAAGCTTTCCTTCCGTTATTTCGACAATCAGAAGACCGGCCATCTTGTCGGGCGGCTGACGAAGGATCTGGAGGAGATCGGCGAGGTAGCCCATCACGGCCCCGAGGATCTGTTCATCGCCATCATGACCTTCATTGGCGCTTTCCTTTTGATGCTGTCGGTCAATGTCCAGCTGGCGTTCATCACTGCCGCCGTCGTACCCGTCACCGCCTGGGTGACCAGTCGTTACGGCGGCCGCATGACGCAGAATTTTCGCGCACTCTACGGTCGTGTCGGCGACTTCAACGCCCGTATCGAGGAAAATGTCGGCGGCATGCGGGTGGTGCAGGCCTTTGCCAATGAGGACCACGAGCGCGCGCTGTTCGAGAAGGACAACCAGAAATACCGCCGCACCAAGCTCGACGCCTATAAGATCATGGCCGCCAGCACCTCGCTCAGCTATATGAGCATGCGCCTGACGCAGATGATCGTGATGATCTGCGGCGCCTGGTTCGTGCTGACGGGCAGCCTGACCGAAGGCGGCTTTGTCGGCTTCCTGCTGCTGGTGGGCGTATTTTTCCGGCCGGTAGAAAAGATCAATTCGGTCATCGAGACCTATCCCAAGGGCATTGCCGGTTTCCGCCGCTTCACCGAGCTGCTGGACACGGCGCCTGATATCGTTGATGCGCCGGATGCGGTGGAAGCGCCGCTGCTGCGCGGCGATATTGAATATCGCCATGTCGGTTTCGGTTATGCCGAGGGCAAGACGGTTCTTACCAATATCGGCCTGAAGATCAGCGCCGGCGAGACGGTGGCCTTCGTTGGCCCTTCAGGAGCTGGCAAGACAACGCTCTGTTCGCTTCTGCCGCGCTTTTACGACGTCACCAGCGGCGCGATCACCATTGACGGCGTCGATATCCGCAGGATGAAGCTTACTTCACTGCGCAACCAGATCGGCATCGTGCAGCAGGATGTCTTCCTGTTCGGCGGCACGATTCGCGAGAATATCGAATATGGCCGGCTCGGTGCATCGGATGAGGAAATCATGGATGCGGCACGGCGCGCGCGTCTCGATGGCGTCATCGAGGCGATGCCGCTCGGGCTCGACACCGTTATCGGCGAGCGCGGCGTCAAGCTGTCGGGCGGCCAGAAACAGCGTCTTGCCATTGCCCGCATGTTCCTCAAGAACCCGCCGATCCTCATTCTCGATGAGGCGACGTCGGCGCTCGATACCGAGACCGAACGGGCCATCCAGCAATCGCTGACGGAACTTGCCAAAGGCCGCACCACGCTCGTCATCGCCCACCGGCTGGCGACGATCCGCGATGCATCGCGCATCGTGGTGGTGGACCAGACAGGCATTGCCGAAACCGGCGCCCACGCCGAGCTTCTGGCCGCCAAAGGCCATTACAGCCGCCTGCATGAGGCGCAGTTCAGCGCGCATCTTCCGGCCTGA
- a CDS encoding AI-2E family transporter encodes MSNIDSRKPSGEPRWLGPASPTRIALIPPISAARWLLVLVALAGIYFFHGFLVPVLAALVIGFASWPVYTRLLRQVGGNTTLGATIAIILILAFLVVPIFIAASYTASEIREWFGWAVHVNKTGAPVPDWIAALPGVGPWFGEQWVKYIGTPGAIGEVIQLVSGANIGNIYRAILAAGNGAFHLVLTLLFMLIALFFVYRNGAGFTRQVDLVGERILPTRWERISRVVPATISSTVTGMTLIAIGEGIILGIAYWIAGVPSPVTLGVLTGVMALIPGGAPLSFTLVSIYLVASGSPAYGLALFVWGSVELFIVDKTIRPKLVGGPIKLPFLPTFFGLVGGVKTMGFLGLFIGPVLMALLVAIWREWVREVELSGAVSAELPPSPPTQDDPVDEVAALEDDNEETTAFRKAAF; translated from the coding sequence GTGAGTAATATTGACAGCCGTAAGCCCAGTGGCGAACCGAGATGGCTTGGTCCCGCCAGCCCGACGCGGATCGCCCTGATCCCGCCCATCTCGGCTGCGCGCTGGCTGCTCGTTCTCGTTGCCCTTGCCGGCATTTATTTCTTCCACGGCTTTCTCGTCCCCGTTCTCGCCGCCCTCGTCATCGGTTTTGCCAGCTGGCCGGTCTATACACGGCTCTTGCGGCAGGTAGGCGGCAACACCACACTCGGCGCCACCATCGCCATCATCCTCATCCTCGCCTTCCTCGTCGTGCCGATTTTCATCGCCGCCTCCTATACGGCCAGCGAAATTCGCGAATGGTTCGGCTGGGCCGTTCATGTCAACAAGACGGGCGCTCCCGTACCGGACTGGATCGCCGCACTTCCCGGCGTCGGCCCCTGGTTCGGCGAGCAATGGGTGAAATATATCGGCACGCCGGGCGCCATCGGCGAAGTCATCCAGCTCGTCAGCGGCGCCAATATCGGCAATATCTACCGGGCGATCCTCGCTGCCGGCAATGGCGCCTTCCACCTCGTGCTGACGCTGCTGTTCATGCTGATCGCGCTGTTCTTCGTCTACCGCAACGGCGCCGGCTTCACCCGCCAGGTCGACCTTGTGGGCGAACGCATCCTGCCGACACGCTGGGAACGCATCTCCCGCGTCGTGCCCGCCACCATCAGCTCCACCGTTACGGGCATGACGCTGATCGCCATCGGTGAAGGCATCATCCTCGGCATCGCCTACTGGATCGCCGGGGTGCCCTCACCCGTCACGCTCGGCGTTCTCACCGGCGTCATGGCCCTCATTCCGGGCGGCGCGCCGCTCTCCTTTACGCTGGTCTCGATCTATCTGGTCGCCAGCGGCTCGCCGGCCTACGGGCTGGCGCTGTTCGTCTGGGGCTCGGTCGAGCTTTTCATCGTCGACAAGACCATCCGCCCCAAGCTGGTCGGCGGCCCGATCAAACTGCCCTTCCTGCCGACCTTTTTCGGCCTCGTCGGCGGCGTCAAGACCATGGGCTTCCTCGGCCTCTTCATCGGCCCTGTGTTGATGGCGCTGCTCGTGGCGATCTGGCGCGAATGGGTGCGCGAAGTGGAACTCTCGGGCGCCGTCAGCGCCGAGCTTCCGCCGTCACCGCCCACGCAGGACGATCCCGTTGATGAGGTCGCTGCGCTTGAAGACGATAACGAGGAAACAACGGCATTTCGAAAAGCCGCTTTCTGA
- a CDS encoding GNAT family N-acetyltransferase, with protein sequence MATEIKLETPRQEAVLRLIDLSNAYMASLYPAESNHLVDIGQLEKDNVSFFVVRHDGSVVGCGALVEAGDGTAEVKRMFVDPEARGLRIGKLIMDTLVARGVELGLAAIRLETGISQPEAIGLYRKAGFVEIEAFAPYRPDPLSLFMEKAL encoded by the coding sequence TTGGCCACGGAAATCAAGCTTGAAACGCCCCGGCAGGAAGCGGTTCTGCGCCTCATCGATCTTTCGAACGCCTATATGGCATCGCTTTATCCCGCCGAGAGCAATCACCTTGTCGATATCGGCCAGCTGGAAAAGGACAATGTTTCCTTTTTCGTCGTGCGGCATGATGGCAGCGTGGTCGGCTGCGGTGCGCTGGTGGAAGCGGGCGACGGCACGGCGGAGGTCAAGCGCATGTTCGTCGATCCCGAAGCGCGGGGATTGCGGATCGGCAAGCTGATCATGGATACGCTTGTTGCGCGTGGCGTGGAGCTTGGTCTTGCCGCCATCCGGCTCGAAACCGGTATCAGCCAGCCGGAAGCGATCGGTCTTTACCGCAAGGCGGGCTTTGTGGAGATCGAAGCCTTCGCACCCTACAGGCCTGATCCGCTCAGCCTGTTCATGGAGAAGGCGCTTTAA